The following proteins come from a genomic window of Salvia hispanica cultivar TCC Black 2014 chromosome 4, UniMelb_Shisp_WGS_1.0, whole genome shotgun sequence:
- the LOC125220391 gene encoding GATA zinc finger domain-containing protein 14-like: MADQGEDDPELATLTAHADGDPPQAIVARPPAQKRPAGASEDDYRLKALPFVLKGEANTWFMRLPADSINTLADFKSVFLAEFFPSSKTSALKRKISCIRQEYDETLSEYKEKYMSLLESCPNHRMKEIEVHHTFYEGMNKETKDLANSSSGGDFTQLRVSEAKKVLRKLLNAKKTYDNARDGYNRERVAKHSTTFSDWRQEAPELPYDQPDNSLDVEQANAAGYYNSNGNWIPGKQRDAPWTDHQNFRWGDGNQNQNQNQAPNQPNPHPNQNPNRGPTNPDYQSNWRNNQTQNQNQNQNQFNPGPQHNTHHQNQSQYQHNHDQYNPPAQYNQYPQNQNQQNFSGYQSNPPPQYNQHQSSNQFHHPNKSRRSMEDMMGEMLASQQSIKNDLQSSNETMQGMQSAQKEHRANMDMMNRQLAQLANSVGEMKGNSGKLPSTVHVPEKANVSKITLRSGTAYNGPQLKNPVAESSRERVLSDTISAEELKRPLPQIED, translated from the exons ATGGCTGACCAAGGTGAGGACGATCCCGAGCTCGCAACACTTACCGCACACGCCGACGGAGATCCCCCACAAGCCATAGTGGCCAGACCGCCT GCGCAGAAGCGGCCAGCAGGAGCGAGCGAGGATGATTATAGACTGAAAGCTCTACCTTTTGTCCTAAAGGGAGAGGCCAACACTTGGTTCATGCGCCTGCCAGCCGACTCTATCAATACATTGGCCGATTTCAAGTCAGTTTTCCTAGCCGAGTTCTTCCCGTCTTCAAAGACAAGCGCATTAAAGAGGAAAATATCGTGCATaaggcaagaatatgatgaaaccCTGAGCGAGTACAAGGAGAAGTACATGAGCCTTCTGGAGTCATGccccaaccatcgcatgaaggagatagaggtgcACCACACCTTCTATGAGGGGATGAACAAGGAAACCAAGGATCTGGCGAATTCATCATCTGGAGGTGATTTCACCCAGTTGAGAGTAAGTGAAGCCAAAAAGGTGTTACGCAAGCTGTTGAATGCGAAGAAGACGTACGACAACGCGAGAGATGGGTACAACAGAGAAAGGGTAGCGA aacactccaccaccttctccgaCTGGAGGCAAGAAGCCCCAGAACTACCATATGATCAGCCGGACAACTCGCTGGATGTGGAGCAAGCAAATGCCGCAGGATACTACAATTCCAACGGCAATTGGATTCCGGGGAAGCAAAGGGATGCACCATGGACGGACCACCAAAATTTCCGATGGGGAGAtggaaatcagaatcagaaccaaaatcagGCTCCAAATCAACCCAACCCCCACCCGAACCAAAATCCCAACCGTGGCCCAACAAACCCTGACTACCAATCTAACTGG CGAAACAACCAAACCCAGAACCAGaaccaaaaccagaaccaATTTAACCCAGGGCCTCAACATAACACCCACCACCAAAACCAAAGTCAGTACCAGCACAACCACGACCAGTATAACCCTCCTGCCCAGTATAACCAGTACCCAcagaaccaaaaccaacaaaatttctcaGGCTACCAATCAAACCCACCACCTCAGTATAACCAGCACCAGAGCTCAAACCAATTCCATCACCCAAACAAGTCGAGGAGGTCTATGGAGGACATGATGGGGGAGATGCTTGCCTCGCAGCAAAGCATTAAAAATGACTTGCAGTCCAGTAATGAAACAATGCAAGGAATGCAAAGTGCCCAGAAGGAGCATAGGGcaaatatggatatgatgaaCAGGCAGTTGGCCCAGCTTGCTAACTCGGTGGGTGAAATGAAAGGGAACTCAGGGAAACTCCCATCTACAGTCCATGTACCTGAAAAGGCAAATGTGAGCAAGATTACACTGCGGTCCGGAACAGCTTACAATGGACCTCAACTCAAGAACCCTGTTGCGGAGTCTAGTAGAGAAAGAGTGCTGAGCGACACCATCTCAGCAGAAGAACTCAAGAGGCCTCTGCCTCAGATAGAGGATTGa
- the LOC125220392 gene encoding uncharacterized protein LOC125220392: MRQPEGAMPTSEPQTQEAPKEIPQGLTGEAKGEKPFPYRFVTKRKKENPVDFMSIFGKLDVTIPFLQAVRLPPLGKFIKEFIAGKAQEDGKIMVEGIASAIEKLQALDVYAQVDVEAAAWCDLISSRGLTDEEIEEAITEFCQKSELAGSVGAVVPANMEEKSDAEQEQEEDSKKNPLPTDTLPPQVELKKLPVNLKYAYLGEEDSFPVIINSGLTEEQEARLLTVLGKNKKAIGWSLTDLVGISPDVCMHHIRLEDGAKAHRDSQRKVNPNMREEILKEILKLLSLGIIYSVPDSEWVSPIHMVPKKSGIQVVKNEMNELVPTRLVTGWRMCIDYRKLNTATRKDHFPLPFIDQMLERLAGRKYFCFLDGYSGYFQIYVDPEDQDKTTFTCPFGTYAYRRMPFGLCGGGHTGSEDRWEEVRDILCI, encoded by the exons ATGAGACAGCCGGAAGGAGCAATGCCCACATCGGAACCTCAAACCCAGGAGGCACCAAAGGAAATTCCACAAGGACTGACTGGAGAGGCTAAGGGAGAAAAACCGTTTCCATATCGGTTTGTgacgaagaggaagaaggaaaaCCCTGTGGATTTCATGTCGATCTTTGGGAAGCTGGATGTCACCATACCATTCCTCCAAGCCGTGAGACTGCCCCCTCTGGGGAAGTTTATAAAGGAGTTTATAGCCGGGAAGGCCCAGGAGGATGGAAAGATCATGGTGGAAGGAATAGCGTCAGCCATT GAAAAGCTCCAAGCCTTGGATGTGTATGCCCAGGTCGATGTGGAAGCAGCTGCATGGTGCGATCTGATCAGTAGCCGAGGGTTGACTGACGAAGAGATCGAAGAAGCAATTACAGAATTTTGTCAGAAGTCAGAACTAGCAGGATCCGTAGGGGCCGTGGTACCGGCCAATATGGAGGAAAAATCAGATGCTGAACAAGAGCAAGAGGAGGATTCAAAGAAGAACCCTTTACCTACAGACACACTACCCCCGCAAgtggagttgaaaaagttgccaGTGAATcttaagtatgcctacctAGGGGAGGAAGACTCATTCCCTGTAATCATCAATAGCGGGCTGACTGAAGAGCAAGAGGCAAGACTACTAACTGTGCTGGGCAAAAACAAGAAGGCTATTGGATGGAGCCTTACGGACCTAGTAGGTATAAGCCCGGAcgtctgcatgcaccacattaggCTGGAGGATGGAGCCAAGGCACATAGAGACTCTCAAAGAAAGgtgaacccaaacatgcgAGAAGAGATACTGAAGGAAATCTTGAAGTTACTCTCACTGGGCATTATATACTCGGTACCAGATAGTGAATGGGTCAGCCCAATCCATATGGTTCCCAAGAAATCAGGGATCCAGGTGGTCAAGAATGAGATGAATGAGCTAGTGCCCACCAGACTAGTTACCGGGTGGCGAATGTGCATAGATTACCGAAAGCTGAACACTGCAACCAGGAAGGACCATTTTCCCCTGCCATTCATCGATCAAATGCTGGAGCGACTGGCTGGGAGGAAGTACTTCTGCTTTTTGGATGGGTACAGTGGTTACTTTCAAATTTACGTGGACCCGGAGGACCAGGATAAGACCACATTCACATGCCCGTTTGGAACCTATGCGTATAGGCGTATGCCATTTGGCCTATGCGGTGGGGGCCATACTGGGTCAGAAGATCGATGGGAAGAGGTAcgtgatattctatgcatctaa